DNA sequence from the Shewanella piezotolerans WP3 genome:
AAGTTCACAAGCTGAGTATTAATATACGAATCTTTACATCTCGACACGCAAAATAGTGGCAAGCTTCACACCCTTTTTAGGCGCGTAAAGTTAGCATATTTGGCCTATTATCGCCAACATTGCTGCTGTTATGGGCTTGTTGCAGATTGCAGTGTGGGTTAGCATGAGTCAGGATTTGCTAAATTATCATAATCAGAACAGAGACCTGTGCAGAGGGTCCACATAAATATGGATTTATTAGATAAGTTTTTAACTAAAGCAGCAGGTGTGCCCCAAAAGCCTGTTAGCTCAGCGATATTTACTATCGGTATTGTGCTAATGCTATTTCTTTTAGCACAGATTACATGGAAGTTAGTTCCTGAAAATTCAGCTGTTTCTCGCTGGACGCCGACGCCTGCCTCATCGACATCTTCTAGCTCAGCTAATATTTCTGGGGTTAAAGCATTGAGCCTATTTGGACGAGCTGATAGTAGCTCTTCTAAGCCTAAAGCGGCGCCTGTAGAAGAAATTATCACTGATGCACCGAAAACTTCGTTGTCGATTCAGTTGACAGGAGTGGTGGCATCGACCACTGAACTTAAAGGTCTAGCGGTTATTGCATCGAGTGGTAGCCAAGAAACTTATAGCTTAGGCGACAAGATTAGAGGTACCTCTGCATCGTTGAAAGAGGTTTATGCCGATCGCATTATTATCACTAATAGTGGTCGCTATGAAACCTTGATGCTAGATGGACTCGAATACAACACTAAAAGTAATGCTAATCAGCAATTACAGAAGGCTAAGAGCTTACCAAAAGGTAAAAGAGTCGATCAGCGTCAAAATCGTGAAGTAGCCCGTGAGTTAGGCGAATCTCGAGCTGAAATTTTGGCTGACCCGAGCAAGATAACTGATTACTTAGCCATCTCGCCGGTTAAAAGTGGTGGAGAGCTGGCGGGTTACCGACTCAATCCCGGAAAAGACAGAAAACTATTTACCGAAGCGGGTTTCAAGCCAAATGATTTGGCTAAATCACTTAACGGTTACGACTTGACCGATATGGGTCAAGCGCTAGAGGTTATGGGGCAGCTACCAGAGATGACTGAAGTTGCCTTAATGGTTGAGCGTGAAGGTCAACTTATCGAAATTATGTTTAGCTTGCCGCAATAAAAGAGCAGCAACCAATAACAATAAAGGCTGCTGCAATAAATAATTGAGCTTGCCGCAATTAAAGGTTTTAGGGGAAGTAATACAATGAATAATAAAAGGATTAGACGCAGACTAATCGCTGGTATGGTTATGGGCGCATCATTACTTGCACCACAACTTGCTTGGTCTGAGCAATATGCGGCTAACTTTAAGGGCACTGATATTCAGGAGTTTATCAACATCGTTGGTAAAAACTTGAATCGCACTATCATTGTCGACCCTACTGTTCGCGGTAAAATCAATGTTCGCAGCTATGACCTTTTAGATGATGAGCAATATTATCAATTCTTCCTCAACACCCTGCAGGTTTATGGCTACGCAGTCGTTGAAATGGATAACAACATCATTAAAGTCATCAAAGATAAAGATGCTAAAACGGCATCTATTCGAGTGGCTGATGATGATTCGCCAGGTTTAGGCGATGAGATGGTTACCCGTATTGTAGCGCTGTATAACACAGAAGCTAAGCAGCTCGCACCACTGTTACGCCAGTTAAACGATAATGCCGGTGGCGGTAATGTCGTTCAATATGACCCATCAAATGTATTGATGATCACTGGCCGTGCTGCAGTAGTAAATAAGTTGGTTGAAATTGTACGCCGCGTTGATAAGCAAGGTGATACTGCTGTTGAAGTGGTTAAGCTTGAGTTTGCTTCGGCAGGTGAAATCGTACGCATTGTCGACACGCTATATCGCTCAACAGCGAATCAATCACAAATGCCTGGCCAGGCTCCAAAAGTTGTCGCTGATGAGCGTACTAACGCCGTCATCGTTAGTGGTGATGAAAAGAGCCGTTTGCGTGTTGTTAAGTTAATTAAGAAGTTAGATGCTGAACAAGCAAGTACAGGTAATACTAAAGTACGTTATTTACGCTACGCCAAAGCTGAGGACTTAGTTGAAGTACTAACTGGGTTTGCACAGCAACTGGTTGATGAAAAAGGTGGTTCAGCTCAAGGTGCTAACAAACGCCGCAATGAAATAAACATTATGGCGCACACGGATACCAACGCCTTGGTGATCAGTGCTGAGCCCGATCAAATGCGCACCATTGAAAGCGTGATTAACCAGCTTGATATTCGCCGCGCTCAAGTGTTAGTAGAAGCTATTATCGTTGAAGTCTCTGAAGGTGATGATGTTGGCTTTGGCGTACAGTGGGCTACCGAAGCGGGTGGTGGTACTCAATTTAACAACTTAGGCCCAACTATCGGTGAAATTGGCGCTGGTATCTGGCAGGCTCAAGGTGAAGAAGGTTCTACAGTCTGTAATGATGGAACCTGTACAGAAAATCCTGATACTCGAGGTGATATTACCTTACTAGCTCAAGCATTAGGTAAAGTGAATGGTATGGCGTGGGGCGTGGCGATGGGTGATTTCGGTGCCTTAATCCAAGCAGTATCGAGTGACACCAAATCAAACGTACTTGCAACACCATCAATTACCACTCTTGATAACCAAGAAGCCTCGTTTATTGTTGGTGATGAAGTGCCAATTCTAACTGGTAGCCAAAATTCAAGTAACGGCAATAGTAACCCCTTCCAAACCGTTGAGCGTAAAGAGGTGGGTGTAAAACTTAAAGTTGTGCCACAGGTCAATGAAGGTAACGCGGTTAAGTTAACGATTGAACAAGAAGTATCTGGTATTAACGGTAAAACTGGTGTCGATGTTACCTTTGCGACTCGTCGTTTAACGACTACGGTAATGGCTGATTCTGGACAGATTGTGGTGCTCGGCGGTTTGATTAACGAAGAGGTGCAAGAGTCGGTACAGAAGGTACCATTCTTAGGCGATATTCCAATTATTGGTCATCTATTTAAGTCATCTTCAAGCGGTAAGAAAAAGAAGAACCTAATGGTGTTTATCAAGCCGACAATTATTCGTGATGGGATCACCATGGAAGGGATTGCTGGGCGCAAGTACAACTACTTCAGAGCGCTACAGCTTGAGCAGCAAGAGCGTGGCGTGAACTTGATGCCAAATACCGATGTGCCTGTTTTGGAAGAATGGGATCAAGAAGCTTACCTACCATCAGAAGTGAACGAAGTACTTAACCGTTATAAAGACGGCAAAGGCTTAGATACTAAGATGCGAGAAACGGATTCAACGTTGAAGAGCATCTCTGGTGGCAATGAAGCCGAAACCGAGAAACCTGCTGAAACAACGAGTGATTCAAAGCCAGCCACCGATTCAGAGAAAGATTCAGCAGATGAGTGATAATCAACTTCAGGCAGATGACGAACTAGCGCAAGTATCTAATGAGCTTGGGTTAGTTTCAGAGGCGGAAGCGGATGAAGTCTTCCATTCGACGAGTAAAGAGCGTTTGCCGTTTGCCTTTGCTCACCGATTTAATGCGGCTTTAGATAAAGATGAAGCGGGCGTACTGTCGCTTTATCATACTGCCGGGACGCCATTGTCAGCACTGTTAGAGGTTCGCCGTTATAGCGGTAAATCTCTACCCCTCATTAAATTAGAAGATAGCGCCTTTGAAGCGCGCTTAACTCAAGCCTACCAAGCTAATTCGTCAGAAGCCCAGCAGATGATGGAAGATATTGGTAATGAGATGGATCTATTTACGCTTGCCGAAGAGCTACCTCAAACAGAAGATCTGCTAGAGGGTGACGATGACGCGCCGATTATTAAACTGATTAATGCGTTACTGTCTGAAGCGATTAAAGAAGAAGCGTCTGATATCCATATTGAGACCTATGAAAAACAGCTGATAGTGCGTTTCCGTGTCGATGGGATCCTAAAAGAGGTGTTAAAACCTAACCGCAAGCTGTCATCGCTATTAGTGTCACGTATCAAAGTCATGGCGCGCTTGGACATTGCCGAGAAACGTGTGCCTCAAGATGGCCGTATTTCACTGCGTATTGCGGGCCGTGCCGTCGACGTGCGTGTATCGACTATGCCATCAAGCCATGGCGAACGTGTAGTACTGCGTCTATTAGATAAAAATGCCGGTAATTTAGATCTGGTTCAATTAGGTATGACCGAGGATGTACGAGTACAGTTCGATGAACTTATTCGTAAACCCCATGGGATTATTCTGGTTACTGGGCCAACAGGTTCTGGTAAGAGTACTACCTTATACGCCGGTCTAACCGAGTTGAACTCCATTGATACTAATATTCTTACGGTCGAAGACCCTATCGAGTATGAGTTAGAAGGTATTGGTCAGACCCAAGTTAACACTAAGGTAGATATGACCTTTGCCCGTGGCTTGCGTGCGATATTACGTCAAGATCCCGATGTGGTAATGATTGGTGAAATTCGAGATTTAGAGACCGCACAAATTGCAGTACAAGCTTCGCTAACGGGGCACATGGTGATATCAACGCTGCATACTAATACAGCTTCTGGTGCGATTACCCGCTTACAAGATATGGGGGTCGAGCCTTTCCTTGTTTCATCAAGTTTATTGGGTGTGCTTGCACAGCGACTAATCCGAACTTTATGTAAGCATTGTAAAGAGGAACATGTACCTGACGAGCGTGAAAGAGAGCTGTTAGGCATTACAGCAGATGATCCTAGCGTTATTTATCGTGCTAAAGGGTGTCAGGCTTGTGGACATAACGGCTACCGTGGTCGTACCGGTATCCATGAGTTGTTAGTGGTTGATGATGAAGTACGTGAATTGATCCACACCGGTCGAGGCGAATTGGCGATTGAAAAGCATATACGTAAATCAGTGCCGAGTATCCGCCATGACGGTATGAGTAAAGTGCTTGCAGGGAAAACCACCCTTGAAGAAGTACTGCGTGTGACTCGCGAGGAGTAACCAGTGCCAGCATTTGAATACAAAGCATTAGATAAAGCGGGTAAACAGCAAAAAGGCGTTGTCGAAGCCGATACCGCTAGGCATGCCCGTGGCCAAATTAGAGAGTTACGTTTGATGCCACTGGAAATTACTCCTGTGGTTGAAAAAGAGAGTAAGTCTAAGTCTGGTGGGGTGAGCTTTTTTAAGCGCGGAATTTCGGTTTCAGAGCTCGCATTGCTTACTCGTCAAATTGCGACGCTGGTTGCTGCAGGTCTGCCCATTGAAGAAGCGCTTAAAGCCGTAGGGCAACAGTGCGAAAAAGATCGTTTAGCCAGTATGGTGATGGCAGTTCGTTCGCGGGTTGTTGAAGGTTATAGTTTGGCTGATTCAATGGCTGAGTTCCCTCACATCTTTGACGAGTTATATCGTGCGATGGTGGCATCAGGTGAAAAATCGGGTCACTTAGAAGTGGTATTAAATCGTCTTGCCGACTATACCGAGCGTCGCCAACAACTTAAAAGCAAAATGACCCAAGCGATGATCTATCCTATCGTACTCACCTGTGTTGCTGTTGGCGTGATAGCTATCTTGCTGGCTGCAGTGGTACCAGAGGTTGTAGGTCAATTTGAGCATATGGGGCAAGAGCTACCTTGGACTACCGAGTTACTGATTAGCTCCTCTGATTTTATTCGTGATTATGGTCTTATCTTACTTGGACTTATTGTTGGTCTGTTTGTGGTCATGAAACGCTTGTTAGTCGTGCCTACAAATAGAATGAAATACGATACGTTGCTACTGCGCTTACCTGTGGTGAGTAAAGTCAGTAAAAGCCTGAACACCGCTCGTTTTGCTCGAACTTTGAGTATCTTGACGGCCAGTTCAGTGCCACTGCTCGATGCAATGCGTATTGCTAGCGATGTATTGATTAACGTAAAGGTAAAAGC
Encoded proteins:
- the gspC gene encoding type II secretion system protein GspC, with the protein product MDLLDKFLTKAAGVPQKPVSSAIFTIGIVLMLFLLAQITWKLVPENSAVSRWTPTPASSTSSSSANISGVKALSLFGRADSSSSKPKAAPVEEIITDAPKTSLSIQLTGVVASTTELKGLAVIASSGSQETYSLGDKIRGTSASLKEVYADRIIITNSGRYETLMLDGLEYNTKSNANQQLQKAKSLPKGKRVDQRQNREVARELGESRAEILADPSKITDYLAISPVKSGGELAGYRLNPGKDRKLFTEAGFKPNDLAKSLNGYDLTDMGQALEVMGQLPEMTEVALMVEREGQLIEIMFSLPQ
- the gspD gene encoding type II secretion system secretin GspD is translated as MNNKRIRRRLIAGMVMGASLLAPQLAWSEQYAANFKGTDIQEFINIVGKNLNRTIIVDPTVRGKINVRSYDLLDDEQYYQFFLNTLQVYGYAVVEMDNNIIKVIKDKDAKTASIRVADDDSPGLGDEMVTRIVALYNTEAKQLAPLLRQLNDNAGGGNVVQYDPSNVLMITGRAAVVNKLVEIVRRVDKQGDTAVEVVKLEFASAGEIVRIVDTLYRSTANQSQMPGQAPKVVADERTNAVIVSGDEKSRLRVVKLIKKLDAEQASTGNTKVRYLRYAKAEDLVEVLTGFAQQLVDEKGGSAQGANKRRNEINIMAHTDTNALVISAEPDQMRTIESVINQLDIRRAQVLVEAIIVEVSEGDDVGFGVQWATEAGGGTQFNNLGPTIGEIGAGIWQAQGEEGSTVCNDGTCTENPDTRGDITLLAQALGKVNGMAWGVAMGDFGALIQAVSSDTKSNVLATPSITTLDNQEASFIVGDEVPILTGSQNSSNGNSNPFQTVERKEVGVKLKVVPQVNEGNAVKLTIEQEVSGINGKTGVDVTFATRRLTTTVMADSGQIVVLGGLINEEVQESVQKVPFLGDIPIIGHLFKSSSSGKKKKNLMVFIKPTIIRDGITMEGIAGRKYNYFRALQLEQQERGVNLMPNTDVPVLEEWDQEAYLPSEVNEVLNRYKDGKGLDTKMRETDSTLKSISGGNEAETEKPAETTSDSKPATDSEKDSADE
- the gspE gene encoding type II secretion system ATPase GspE, which translates into the protein MSDNQLQADDELAQVSNELGLVSEAEADEVFHSTSKERLPFAFAHRFNAALDKDEAGVLSLYHTAGTPLSALLEVRRYSGKSLPLIKLEDSAFEARLTQAYQANSSEAQQMMEDIGNEMDLFTLAEELPQTEDLLEGDDDAPIIKLINALLSEAIKEEASDIHIETYEKQLIVRFRVDGILKEVLKPNRKLSSLLVSRIKVMARLDIAEKRVPQDGRISLRIAGRAVDVRVSTMPSSHGERVVLRLLDKNAGNLDLVQLGMTEDVRVQFDELIRKPHGIILVTGPTGSGKSTTLYAGLTELNSIDTNILTVEDPIEYELEGIGQTQVNTKVDMTFARGLRAILRQDPDVVMIGEIRDLETAQIAVQASLTGHMVISTLHTNTASGAITRLQDMGVEPFLVSSSLLGVLAQRLIRTLCKHCKEEHVPDERERELLGITADDPSVIYRAKGCQACGHNGYRGRTGIHELLVVDDEVRELIHTGRGELAIEKHIRKSVPSIRHDGMSKVLAGKTTLEEVLRVTREE
- the gspF gene encoding type II secretion system inner membrane protein GspF, whose protein sequence is MPAFEYKALDKAGKQQKGVVEADTARHARGQIRELRLMPLEITPVVEKESKSKSGGVSFFKRGISVSELALLTRQIATLVAAGLPIEEALKAVGQQCEKDRLASMVMAVRSRVVEGYSLADSMAEFPHIFDELYRAMVASGEKSGHLEVVLNRLADYTERRQQLKSKMTQAMIYPIVLTCVAVGVIAILLAAVVPEVVGQFEHMGQELPWTTELLISSSDFIRDYGLILLGLIVGLFVVMKRLLVVPTNRMKYDTLLLRLPVVSKVSKSLNTARFARTLSILTASSVPLLDAMRIASDVLINVKVKAAVEEATLRVREGTSLGTALANTKLFPPMMLYMITSGEKSGQLEQMLERAADNQDREFESNVTIALGVFEPMLVVSMAAIVLFIVLAILQPILALNNIISG